In Suricata suricatta isolate VVHF042 chromosome 14, meerkat_22Aug2017_6uvM2_HiC, whole genome shotgun sequence, one DNA window encodes the following:
- the DDX55 gene encoding ATP-dependent RNA helicase DDX55, whose amino-acid sequence MEHVTEGSWESLPLRLHPRVLGALRELGFPYMTPVQRGQVGALIITPTRELAVQIDEVLAHFTKPFPQFSQILWIGGRNPGEDVERFKEQGGNIIVATPGRLEDMFRRKAEGLDLASCVRSLDVLVLDEADRLLDMGFEASINTILEFLPKQRRTGLFSATQTQEVESLVRAGLRNPVRISVKEKGAAASCTRKTPSRLENYYMVCKADEKFNQLVHFLRNHKQEKHLIFFSTCACVEYYGKALEALVKGVTIMCIHGKMKHKRNKIFMAFRKLQSGALVCTDVMARGIDIPEVNWVLQYDPPSSASAFVHRCGRTARIGHGGSALVFLLPMEESYVNFLEINQKCPLQEMKLQKDTGDLLPKLKSMALADRAVFEKGMKAFVSYIQAYAKHECSLIFRLKDLDFASLARGFALLRMPRMPELRGKQFPGFVPADVNTDTIPFKDKIREKQRQKLLEQQKEKRENDGRKKFLKNKAWSKQKAKKEKKKKMNEKRKREEGSDIEDGDMEELLNDTRLLKKFKKGKITEEEFEKGLLASGKRTVTTADLGVPAREQDC is encoded by the exons ATGGAGCACGTCACGGAGGGCTCCTGGGAGTCGCTGCCGCTGCGGCTGCACCCGCGGGTGCTGGGCGCGCTGCGGGAGCTGGGCTTCCCGTACATGACGCCGGTGCAG CGCGGGCAGGTCGGAGCCTTAATCATCACCCCGACGCGAGAGCTGGCTGTGCAGATAGATGAGGTGCTCGCGCATTTCACGAAGCCCTTCCCGCAGTTCAG CCAGATTCTCTGGATCGGAGGCAGGAATCCTGGAGAAGATGTCGAGAGGTTTAAGGAACAAGG TGGGAACATCATTGTGGCCACTCCAGGCCGCCTGGAGGACATGTTCCGGAGGAAGGCAGAGGGCTTGGATCTGGCCAGCTGTGTGAGGTCGCTGGACGTCCTGGTGTTGGATGAGGCGGACCGACTTCTGGACATGGGGTTTGAGGCAAG CATCAACACCATCTTGGAGTTTTTGCCCAAGCAAAGGAGGACAGGCCTCTTCTCTGCCACTCAGACGCAGGAGGTGGAGAGCCTGGTGCGGGCCGGGCTCCGGAACCCCGTGCGCATCTCGGTGAAGGAGAAGGGCGCGGCGGCCAGCTGCACCCGGAAAACGCCGTCCCGCCTGGAGAACTACTACATG GTATGTAAGGCAGATGAGAAATTTAACCAGCTGGTACATTTTCTTCGAAATCATAAGCAGGAAAAGCACCTGATCTTCTTCAG CACCTGCGCCTGCGTGGAATACTATGGAAAGGCCCTGGAGGCCCTGGTGAAGGGTGTGACGATTATGTGCATTCACGGGAAGATGAAACACAAGCGCAACAAGATCTTCATGGCGTTCCGCAAATTGCAAAG TGGGGCTTTAGTGTGCACGGATGTCATGGCCCGGGGAATAGATATTCCTGAAGTAAACTGGGTTCTGCAGTATGATCCTCCCAGCAGCGCAAG CGCCTTTGTGCACCGCTGTGGCCGCACGGCCCGCATCGGCCACGGTGGCAGCGCGCTCGTGTTCCTCCTTCCCATGGAAGAGTCCTACGTCAATTTCCTTGAAATTAACCAAAAA TGCCCCCTGCAGGAGATGAAACTCCAGAAGGACACAGGGGACCTTCTTCCAAAGCTCAAGTCCATGGCCCTGGCTGACAGAGCGGTCTTTGAAAAGGGCATGAAAGCCTTTGTGTCGTACATCCAGGCCTATGCAAAGCACGAATGCAGCCTCATCTTCAGGTTAAAGG ATCTTGATTTTGCTAGTCTCGCCCGAGGGTTTGCCCTGCTGAGGATGCCCAGGATGCCAGAGCTGAGAGGAAAGCAGTTTCCAGGTTTTGTGCCTGCCGATGTTAACACAGACACCATTccatttaaagataaaatcagaGAGAAGCAAAGGCAGAAACTACTagagcaacaaaaagagaagagagaaaatgacgggagaaaaaaattcttaaaaaataaagcgtGGTCAAAGCAGAAGgccaaaaaggagaagaagaaaaaaatgaatgaaaaaaggaagCGGGAAGAG GGCTCTGATATCGAAGACGGGGACATGGAGGAGCTTCTTAACGACACGAGGCTCTTGAAAAAGTTTAAGAAAGGCAAGATTACtgaggaagaatttgagaaggggTTGTTGGCAAGCGGCAAGAGAACAGTCACCACGGCGGACTTGGGGGTCCCCGCCCGGGAGCAGGACTGCTGA